In Antedon mediterranea chromosome 10, ecAntMedi1.1, whole genome shotgun sequence, one genomic interval encodes:
- the LOC140059821 gene encoding phospholipase B1, membrane-associated-like, translating to MEPIESRFMFLIFNVCLYTTIGFTFASANHSNSKETAEKAAGIDFSCHVSQSKTQPKSVHRLTPGDIQVVAALGDSITTGVGIDASYITVDTSGHAFSIGGSDSLTKMTTLPSILKMYNGNLYGYSNGSRDLNVAFIGAESQDMLTQADTLISRMQSDSNIDMERDWKMITLYVGLNDICNTCHDVEKYSSFNYVTNIAKAIERLKEKVPRAYVNVIQIFDVSILRQVDANDQYCESIRPNTCPCIVKKEDAEVVSQLSQQYQEKLAEAIDDGNYDSDTFSVQLQRQNDLVTSLSDETPDVTLLSGDCTHLSRKGHERSAATLWNNLFTAGERTVNNYATGVELVCPEEGAYLSTSTSNNANKNGISFEVSNENHFKNTRLMKKLNHPYYAAMLITLFIIMIALVASCVICCAVKDGKEDRLQLYDYMFDNEKMYYYNFYDNEDGY from the exons ATGGAGCCGATTGAATCacgatttatgtttttaatttttaatgtcTGCCTTTATACCACAA TAGGATTTACCTTCGCTTCAGCAAATCATTCCAATTCAAAAGAg ACTGCTGAGAAAGCTGCGGGTATTGATTTTAGCTGTCATGTTTCTCAATCCAAGACTCAACCTAAATCAG TTCACAGACTTACACCCGGAGATATTCAAGTTGTTGCAGCGCTTGGAGATTCTATCACG ACTGGTGTTGGAATAGACGCATCTTATATTACAGTTGACACGTCAGGCCATGCGTTTTC GATTGGTGGCAGTGATTCTTTGACGAAAATGACGACACTTCCAT ctatattaaaaatgtacaatggCAATCTGTATGGCTACTCAAATGGATCACGTGATTTAAATGTTGCATTCATCGGAGCTGAATCACA gGACATGCTTACTCAAGCTGATACGTTGATAAGTCGCATGCAGTCCGATTCAAATATCGACATGGAGCGAGATTGGAAAATGATTACGTTGTACGTTGGTTTAAATGACATTTGTAACACGTGCCATGACGTAGAAAAGTACTCATCTTTTAATTACGTCACGAATATTGCAAAAGCCATCGAACGACTGAAAGAAAAG GTTCCACGTGCATATGTAAatgttattcaaatatttgaCGTCAGCATCTTACGTCAAGTTGATGCAAATGATCAGTATTGTGAATCTATAAGACC cAACACGTGTCCATGTATTGTGAAGAAAGAAGACGCAGAAGTTGTATCGCAGCTGTCTCAACAATATCAG GAAAAATTAGCAGAAGCAATCGACGACGGAAATTACGATTCTGATACGTTTTCTGTCCAATTACAAAGACAGAATGACCTGGTGACGTCATTATCT GACGAAACCCCTGACGTCACTTTATTGTCTGGCGATTGTACACACCTAAGCAGGAAGGGTCACGAAAGAAGCGCTGCAACACTATGGAATAATCTT TTTACAGCTGGTGAGCGCACTGTTAATAATTACGCAACTGGAGTCGAACTAGTTTGCCCGGAGGAG GGCGCGTACCTTTCAACCAGTACCAGTAACAATGCCAACAAGAATGGAATCAGTTTTGAAGTTTCCAACGAAAATCATTTCAAGAACACCCGACTAATGAAGAAGCTGAACCACCCGTACTACGCCGCCATGTTGATTACGTTGTTTATAATCATGATCGCATTGGTCGCCTCTTGTGTCATTTGTTGTGCCGTGAAAGACGGGAAGGAGGACCGTTTACAACTTTATGATTACATGTTTGataatgaaaaaatgtattattataatttctatGATAACGAAGATGGTTATTAA
- the LOC140059820 gene encoding phospholipase B1, membrane-associated-like translates to MATMLKCVLFAILMVEAHSISLENADKNMINRLAEYISSEDCDDSRVDTSSEPTGVPCNCEVFKSDKIPTSVHELRPSDIKVIGAIGDGITAGSSAGSDSILDTLTEYRELSFLAGGQDNVETIVTLPNILKKFNPSLVGFSTERSIGLNVAETGARLNELACQAAELIDMMKSDKRINYEQDWKMVTILVGGNDFCNYCVDKDDATSSDFISAMYEALELLMDEMPRVFINIVSTVNPHDLSTIASQGSVCTTVYMKSCPCVTAGTEIVAQVHTAMEKYQDLLNSLIETGRYEKNDFTVVVQPYLQNQVADKSVEMSLMSQDCINLNKKGQAVYAMGLWRSMFSSIKGKPTDLRTAVNLGSSYSLEGAEIYCPSENQYFVTSTNSGSATFSANSFDTMAVDDSSSSSNGAIVAVSVIGGCICLVAIIAGVIGYRRVRQRQGYSEPEGHPMMSSSAGYTKFS, encoded by the exons ATGGCTACTATGCTTAAGTGTGTACTCTTTGCTATTTTAATGGTGGAAGCTCACTCTATTTCACTCGAGA ATGCAGATAAAAACATGATTAACCGTTTAGCAGAGTATATTTCATCAGAAGACTGTGATGACTCTAGAGTAGATACA TCTTCGGAACCCACTGGCGTACCGTGCAATTGTGAAGTATTTAAAAGTGATAAAATTCCTACGTCAGTACACGAACTCAGGCCAAGTGATATCAAAGTGATAGGAGCGATTGGTGATGGAATAACT GCCGGGAGTAGTGCAGGTTCCGATAGCATTTTAGATACATTAACGGAATACCGAGAATTAAGCTTTTT AGCTGGTGGTCAAGACAACGTTGAAACAATAGTGACATTACCAA ACATTCTGAAAAAGTTCAACCCATCACTCGTAGGCTTTTCAACGGAACGCTCTATAGGGCTTAACGTAGCCGAAACTGGTGCAAGACTCAA TGAGCTAGCCTGTCAAGCGGCTGAATTAATCGACATGATGAAGTCCGATAAACGGATTAACTACGAACAGGATTGGAAGATGGTAACGATACTTGTCGGTGGCAATGACTTTTGTAATTATTGTGTGGATAAAGACGATGCAACGTCCTCAGACTTTATTTCGGCAATGTATGAAGCGCTGGAGCTGTTGATGGACGag ATGCCAAGAGTGTTTATCAACATCGTGTCGACTGTGAATCCGCATGATCTGAGTACAATAGCTAGTCAGGGATCCGTTTGCACCACTGTTTATAT GAAATCGTGTCCGTGTGTAACCGCTGGTACCGAGATTGTGGCGCAGGTTCATACAGCTATGGAGAAATACCAG GACCTACTCAACAGTCTGATTGAAACTGGTCGTTATGAGAAAAATGATTTCACAGTTGTGGTTCAACCGTACCTTCAGAACCAGGTGGCG GATAAAAGTGTAGAAATGTCACTGATGTCACAAGATTGTATCAACCTTAACAAGAAAGGACAAGCTGTATACGCAATGGGCCTGTGGCGCAGCATG ttttcaaGCATCAAAGGCAAGCCGACAGACCTACGAACCGCTGTCAATCTTGGTTCAAGCTACTCACTAGAAGGAGCAGAAATATACTGTCCATCAGAG AATCAGTACTTTGTCACCAGCACCAACAGCGGTAGTGCTACCTTTTCCGCCAATTCCTTCGACACCATGGCAGTGGATGATTCATCATCCTCGTCTAACGGAGCAATCGTGGCCGTGTCTGTAATCGGGGGCTGTATATGCCTCGTAGCTATCATAGCCGGCGTAATTGGTTATCGTCGAGTTCGACAAAGACAGGGCTACAGCGAACCAGAAGGACATCCTATGATGTCATCATCTGCTGGTTACACTAAATTTTCATAG
- the LOC140060017 gene encoding glycogen phosphorylase, brain form-like isoform X1 has product MAALDEADFERRKQISVRGIAQVEDVTTLKKSFNRHLHYSLVKDRNVATSRDFFIALAHSVRDHLVGRWIRTQQHYYEKDPKRIYYLSLEYYIGRTLTNTMVNLGIQSECDEAMYQLGLNIEELEEIEEDAGLGNGGLGRLAACFLDSMATLGLAAYGYGIRYDYGIFSQKIKDGRQIEEPDDWLRYGNPWEKARPEYMIPINFYGRIEHKDGKVKWVDTKIVFAMPYDSPTPGYHNNTVNTMRLWSAKSPNSFNLSFFNDGDYIQAVCDRNIAENISRVLYPNDNFFEGKELRLKQEYFMVAATLQDIIRRFKSSRFGCRDPVRTSFDTFPDKVAIQLNDTHPALAIPELMRIFMDIEGLTWDKAWDLTVRSCAYTNHTILPEALERWPVDMMNQVLPRHLQIIFEINSKHLANVSDKYPGDMDRVRRMSIIEESPVKCINMAHLSIVGSHAINGVAEIHSGIIRTQVFKDFYDITPEKFQNKTNGITPRRWLLLCNPGLSDIIAEKIGDEWTTDLYKLRELLSFVDNAEFCKAVRKVKQESKMKLAEYLQKQNGVQINVDSMFDVQVKRIHEYKRQLMNALHMIVLYNRIKSNPSGSFVSRTIMIGGKAAPGYHMAKQIIYLINCIARVVNNDPIVGEKLKIIFLENYRVSLAEKVIPASDLSEQISLAGTEASGTGNMKFMLNGALTIGTLDGANVEMREEMGKENIFIFGMTVKEVEERRPTYHSIDYYEKNPELKLAIDQIRDGYFSAHEPDAFKDIVNVLLHHDRFMLLADFDDYVKCQERVSKLYQDPDQWTKMCIKNIAASGKFSSDRTITDYARDIWGVEPQTLKLPAPHVPRDKGTNVELESY; this is encoded by the exons ATGGCAGCTTTAGACGAAGCTGATTTTGAACGGAGAAAACAGATAAGTGTTCGTGGTATAGCACAGGTTGAAGATGTGACTACGTTAAAAAAGTCATTTAATCGTCATCTTCATTACTCGCTAGTAAAGGACCGAAACGTAGCCACCTCCAGGGATTTTTTCATAGCCCTCGCACACAGTGTGCGCGATCACTTGGTAGGCCGATGGATAAGAACTCAACAGCACTATTATGAAAAAGATCCAAAG CGGATATATTACTTGTCTTTGGAGTACTATATTGGCCGGACACTGACCAACACTATGGTCAATCTGGGCATTCAAAGTGAGTGCGATGAAGCTATGTATCAG CTTGGTCTAAATATAGAAGAACTGGAAGAAATAGAAGAGGATGCAGGGCTTGGCAACGGCGGCCTAGGAAGGTTGGCAG CATGTTTTCTCGACTCCATGGCAACGCTTGGTCTTGCTGCATATGGGTATGGCATCCGATATGATTATGGAATCTTcagtcaaaaaataaaagatggCAGACAA ATTGAGGAACCAGATGATTGGCTGAGATATGGCAACCCTTGGGAGAAAGCTCGTCCTGAATACATGATTCCCATCAATTTCTATGGAAGAATTGAACATAAAGATGGGAAAGTAAAATGGGTTGACACCAAG ATTGTGTTTGCGATGCCTTATGACAGTCCAACACCTGGTTACCATAACAACACTGTAAACACCATGCGTCTATGGTCTGCTAAATCTCCTAACAGTTTCAATTTAAGTTTCT TCAATGATGGTGACTATATCCAAGCTGTTTGTGATCGTAACATTGCCGAAAATATCTCTCGTGTTCTCTACCCCAACGATAAC ttttttgAAGGGAAAGAACTCCGCCTTAAACAAGAGTATTTCATGGTGGCAGCCACGCTACAGGACATCATTCGTCGCTTCAAGTCTTCTCGTTTTGGATGTCGTGATCCAGTGCGCACAAGTTTTGATACTTTCCCCGACAAG GTTGCCATACAGCTGAATGACACGCATCCAGCTTTGGCAATTCCTGAGCTAATGAGGATATTTATGGACATTGAAGGGTTAACATGGGATAAG GCTTGGGACCTAACCGTTAGATCTTGTGCATACACCAATCATACAATCTTACCCGAGGCATTGGAACGCTGGCCAGTTGATATGATGAACCAAGTTCTACCAAGGCATCTTCAAATTATTTTTGAGATCAACTCAAAACACTTAGCT AATGTGTCGGACAAGTATCCTGGCGATATGGATAGAGTTCGTAGAATGTCAATCATAGAAGAATCCCCAGTCAAGTGTATCAACATGGCTCATCTTTCCATCGTCGGATCGCACGCCATAAATGGAGTCGCAGAAATTCACTCGGGAATCATTCGAACACAAGT atTTAAGGATTTCTATGATATAACACCGGAAAAGTTTCAGAACAAGACGAACGGTATCACGCCACGGCGATGGCTTCTGCTCTGCAATCCAGGTCTTTCTGACATCATTGCAGAG AAAATTGGTGATGAGTGGACAACAGACTTGTACAAGCTACGAGAACTACTTAGTTTTGTGGACAATGCAGAATTCTGCAAAGCTGTACGCAAAGTTAAGCAA GAAAGTAAGATGAAGTTAGCTGAATACCTACAAAAGCAGAATGGTGTTCAGatcaacgttgattcaatgtTTGATGTGCAAGTAAAACGGATTCATGAATACAAACGTCAACTAATGAATGCGTTACACATGATTGTTCTTTATAATC GTATCAAAAGCAATCCTAGTGGTAGTTTTGTTTCTCGTACCATAATGATTGGAGGCAAAGCTGCCCCAGGCTACCACATGGCCAAGCAGATTATTTATCTCATCAACTGTATTGCACGAGTAGTCAACAACGACCCAATTGTAGGAGAAAAACTCAAGATCATATTCCTAGAAAACTATAGAGTGTCACTTGCAGAAAAAG tGATACCTGCTTCAGATCTTTCTGAACAAATCTCACTTGCTGGTACCGAGGCTTCTGGGACAGGAAACATGAAGTTTATG TTAAACGGAGCCCTTACTATTGGTACATTGGATGGTGCTAATGTCGAAATGAGAGAAGAAATGGGAAAAGAGAATATCTTTATTTTTGGCATGACGGTAAAAGAAGTGGAAGAACGGCGTCCTAC CTATCATTCAATAGATTACTACGAGAAAAATCCAGAATTGAAATTGGCTATAGATCAGATCAGAGACGGTTATTTCTCAGCCCACGAGCCTGACGCATTCAAAGATATCGTTAATGTTTTACTACATCATGACAG GTTTATGTTACTAGCCGACTTTGATGATTACGTTAAGTGTCAAGAACGAGTCAGCAAACTCTATCAa GACCCAGACCAGTGGACTAAAATGTGCATAAAAAATATCGCAGCTTCCGGAAAATTCTCTAGTGATCGTACAATTACCGATTATGCCCGTGATATCTGGGGCGTGGAACCGCAGACGTTGAAGCTACCTGCTCCTCATGTACCAAGAGATAAAGGTACTAATGTTGAGTTAGAAAGTTACTAA
- the LOC140060017 gene encoding glycogen phosphorylase, brain form-like isoform X2, which translates to MAATDEVDVQKRGQISVRHIAQLDDVVAFKDTFNRHLHCSLVKDRNVATSRDFFMALAHTVHDHLVGRWIRTQQHYYEHDPKRIYYLSLEYYIGRTLTNTMVNLGIQSECDEAMYQLGLNIEELEEIEEDAGLGNGGLGRLAACFLDSMATLGLAAYGYGIRYDYGIFSQKIKDGRQIEEPDDWLRYGNPWEKARPEYMIPINFYGRIEHKDGKVKWVDTKIVFAMPYDSPTPGYHNNTVNTMRLWSAKSPNSFNLSFFNDGDYIQAVCDRNIAENISRVLYPNDNFFEGKELRLKQEYFMVAATLQDIIRRFKSSRFGCRDPVRTSFDTFPDKVAIQLNDTHPALAIPELMRIFMDIEGLTWDKAWDLTVRSCAYTNHTILPEALERWPVDMMNQVLPRHLQIIFEINSKHLANVSDKYPGDMDRVRRMSIIEESPVKCINMAHLSIVGSHAINGVAEIHSGIIRTQVFKDFYDITPEKFQNKTNGITPRRWLLLCNPGLSDIIAEKIGDEWTTDLYKLRELLSFVDNAEFCKAVRKVKQESKMKLAEYLQKQNGVQINVDSMFDVQVKRIHEYKRQLMNALHMIVLYNRIKSNPSGSFVSRTIMIGGKAAPGYHMAKQIIYLINCIARVVNNDPIVGEKLKIIFLENYRVSLAEKVIPASDLSEQISLAGTEASGTGNMKFMLNGALTIGTLDGANVEMREEMGKENIFIFGMTVKEVEERRPTYHSIDYYEKNPELKLAIDQIRDGYFSAHEPDAFKDIVNVLLHHDRFMLLADFDDYVKCQERVSKLYQDPDQWTKMCIKNIAASGKFSSDRTITDYARDIWGVEPQTLKLPAPHVPRDKGTNVELESY; encoded by the exons ATGGCAGCTACAGATGAAGTAGACGTCCAGAAGCGAGGCCAGATTAGCGTGCGGCATATAGCTCAGTTGGATGATGTGGTAGCATTTAAAGACACATTTAATCGCCATCTTCATTGTTCGCTGGTAAAAGATCGGAATGTTGCGACATCTCGGGATTTCTTTATGGCCCTTGCTCATACAGTGCATGATCATTTGGTTGGAAGATGGATTCGTACTCAACAACATTATTATGAACATGACCCTAAG CGGATATATTACTTGTCTTTGGAGTACTATATTGGCCGGACACTGACCAACACTATGGTCAATCTGGGCATTCAAAGTGAGTGCGATGAAGCTATGTATCAG CTTGGTCTAAATATAGAAGAACTGGAAGAAATAGAAGAGGATGCAGGGCTTGGCAACGGCGGCCTAGGAAGGTTGGCAG CATGTTTTCTCGACTCCATGGCAACGCTTGGTCTTGCTGCATATGGGTATGGCATCCGATATGATTATGGAATCTTcagtcaaaaaataaaagatggCAGACAA ATTGAGGAACCAGATGATTGGCTGAGATATGGCAACCCTTGGGAGAAAGCTCGTCCTGAATACATGATTCCCATCAATTTCTATGGAAGAATTGAACATAAAGATGGGAAAGTAAAATGGGTTGACACCAAG ATTGTGTTTGCGATGCCTTATGACAGTCCAACACCTGGTTACCATAACAACACTGTAAACACCATGCGTCTATGGTCTGCTAAATCTCCTAACAGTTTCAATTTAAGTTTCT TCAATGATGGTGACTATATCCAAGCTGTTTGTGATCGTAACATTGCCGAAAATATCTCTCGTGTTCTCTACCCCAACGATAAC ttttttgAAGGGAAAGAACTCCGCCTTAAACAAGAGTATTTCATGGTGGCAGCCACGCTACAGGACATCATTCGTCGCTTCAAGTCTTCTCGTTTTGGATGTCGTGATCCAGTGCGCACAAGTTTTGATACTTTCCCCGACAAG GTTGCCATACAGCTGAATGACACGCATCCAGCTTTGGCAATTCCTGAGCTAATGAGGATATTTATGGACATTGAAGGGTTAACATGGGATAAG GCTTGGGACCTAACCGTTAGATCTTGTGCATACACCAATCATACAATCTTACCCGAGGCATTGGAACGCTGGCCAGTTGATATGATGAACCAAGTTCTACCAAGGCATCTTCAAATTATTTTTGAGATCAACTCAAAACACTTAGCT AATGTGTCGGACAAGTATCCTGGCGATATGGATAGAGTTCGTAGAATGTCAATCATAGAAGAATCCCCAGTCAAGTGTATCAACATGGCTCATCTTTCCATCGTCGGATCGCACGCCATAAATGGAGTCGCAGAAATTCACTCGGGAATCATTCGAACACAAGT atTTAAGGATTTCTATGATATAACACCGGAAAAGTTTCAGAACAAGACGAACGGTATCACGCCACGGCGATGGCTTCTGCTCTGCAATCCAGGTCTTTCTGACATCATTGCAGAG AAAATTGGTGATGAGTGGACAACAGACTTGTACAAGCTACGAGAACTACTTAGTTTTGTGGACAATGCAGAATTCTGCAAAGCTGTACGCAAAGTTAAGCAA GAAAGTAAGATGAAGTTAGCTGAATACCTACAAAAGCAGAATGGTGTTCAGatcaacgttgattcaatgtTTGATGTGCAAGTAAAACGGATTCATGAATACAAACGTCAACTAATGAATGCGTTACACATGATTGTTCTTTATAATC GTATCAAAAGCAATCCTAGTGGTAGTTTTGTTTCTCGTACCATAATGATTGGAGGCAAAGCTGCCCCAGGCTACCACATGGCCAAGCAGATTATTTATCTCATCAACTGTATTGCACGAGTAGTCAACAACGACCCAATTGTAGGAGAAAAACTCAAGATCATATTCCTAGAAAACTATAGAGTGTCACTTGCAGAAAAAG tGATACCTGCTTCAGATCTTTCTGAACAAATCTCACTTGCTGGTACCGAGGCTTCTGGGACAGGAAACATGAAGTTTATG TTAAACGGAGCCCTTACTATTGGTACATTGGATGGTGCTAATGTCGAAATGAGAGAAGAAATGGGAAAAGAGAATATCTTTATTTTTGGCATGACGGTAAAAGAAGTGGAAGAACGGCGTCCTAC CTATCATTCAATAGATTACTACGAGAAAAATCCAGAATTGAAATTGGCTATAGATCAGATCAGAGACGGTTATTTCTCAGCCCACGAGCCTGACGCATTCAAAGATATCGTTAATGTTTTACTACATCATGACAG GTTTATGTTACTAGCCGACTTTGATGATTACGTTAAGTGTCAAGAACGAGTCAGCAAACTCTATCAa GACCCAGACCAGTGGACTAAAATGTGCATAAAAAATATCGCAGCTTCCGGAAAATTCTCTAGTGATCGTACAATTACCGATTATGCCCGTGATATCTGGGGCGTGGAACCGCAGACGTTGAAGCTACCTGCTCCTCATGTACCAAGAGATAAAGGTACTAATGTTGAGTTAGAAAGTTACTAA